A window of Microbispora hainanensis genomic DNA:
GAGGAGCAGTGCGCATGCCGACGTTGACCCAGCCCGCCGGGGCCGACCTGCTCCCGGGCAAGCGATCCTGCCTCCTGGCGCCGGCGCCCGAGCGGGCGGACCACCCGGGAGCGGCGCCGCCGGACCCGCTTCCGGGGACCGGCGAGGCGCCGGCTTCGGGTGGCTCCGCCGATCCCGCTCCCGATGGGGCGCGCCGATGAGCGCGGGCGGGCCGGTCGTGGTGATCGGCGCCGGGCTGGGCGGCCTGTCCGCCGCGATGCGCCTGGCCGGGGCGGGCCGCGAGGTGACGGTCGTGGAGGCCGCCGACGTGCCGGGCGGCTGCTGCGGCACGGCGGCCCTGGGCCCGCACCGCGTCGACACCGGCCCATCGGTGCTGACCATGCCGGGGGTGCTGGCCGACACCTTCGCGTCCGCCGGGCAGGATCTGGAGCGCTGGCTCCCGCTGCGGCGGCTCGACCCGTACTACCGGCTGACCTTCCACGACGGATCGCGGCTCGACGTGGTGGCGGGGGCCGACGCGATGGCCGAGCGGGTGCGGGCGCTGTGCGGGCCCGAGGAGGCCCGGCGCTACCTGCGGTTCCGGCATCTGCTGGGAGAGCTGTTCGAGGCCGAGTGGAGCACGTTCATCGACCGGGACATGACCCGGCTGGGCGCGCTGGCCCGGCCGTACGCGCTGGCGCGGCTGGCCGCGCTCGGCGGCTTCCGCCGGCTCGACGGGCTCGTGCGGCGTCACCTCACCGACGAACGGCTGATCAGGGCGCACACGTTCCAGGCGCTGTACGTCGGCCTGTCGCCGCGCCGCGCCCTCGGCGTGTACGCGGTGATCGCCCACATGGACACGGTCGGCGGGGTCTACTTCCCCCGGGAGGGCGGCATGCACGCCGTCCCCCGGGCCATGGCCGCCGCCGCGGAGAAGGCCGGGGCGGTCTTCCGCTACGGCGTGCGGGCCACGCGGATCGAGACCGACGGCGCGGGGGTCGTCGCGGTGCGCCTCGACACCGGCGAACGGCTCGCCGCCCGGCACGCCGTGGTGGCCTGCGACCTGGTCCGGGCGCACGGCCGGAAGGGCGGCGACGGCCTGCTGCCGGAGGAGGCGGCCGACTGGCGGCTGCGCCGGCCCCGTTTCTCCCCTTCGTGCCTGGTGGCGCACTTCGCGCTCGACCGGCGCCCGGACGGCCAGGCCCATCACACGCTGCACTTCGGGCGGGAGTGGGAGCCGACGTTCGCGGCGCTCGATGCGGGCAGGCCACAGCCGGACCCGAGCCTGCTGGTGACCTGCGCGGACGACCACGCCCCCGACCCCGGGCCTGATACTCACGGGCGGCACGACCATCGCCCGGCCGTGCTCAGCGTGCTGGAACCCACCCCGAACACCCGCAGCGGCGCCGACTGGGCCTCACTCACCCCCCGTCTCGTGGACCGCATGACGAGCCGGCTCGCCGACCTCGGATATGGCGATCTGTCCGGCGCGCCCCGGCTGGTGTTCGATCCCCCCGGATGGCGGCGGCGCGGCCACTCGGCCGGCACGCCCTTCGCGCTCGACGCCCGGTTCACCCAGACCGCGTGGTTCCGCCCGTCCGGCGCGGCCCGGCGGGTCCCCGGCCTCCACTTCGCCGGTATGTACACGGCTCCCGGTGTCGGAGTGCCCCCCGTCCTGATCTCCGGCCGCCTGGCCGCCGAACGCATCCTGGAGAGCACCCCATGAGCACGCTGAGCACGCCGTCCCTGGCGTCGGCCGCGACGCTGACGGCCGGCTACGAGCGGTGCCGCAGGCTGCACGCGAGCTACGGCCGCTCGTACTACCTGGCCACCCGCCTGCTGCCCGCCTGGAAACGGCCGCACGTCCACGCGTTGTACGGCTTCGCCCGCTACGCCGACGAGATCGTCGACTCGCTCGCGATGACCGGCGACCGG
This region includes:
- a CDS encoding phytoene desaturase family protein: MSAGGPVVVIGAGLGGLSAAMRLAGAGREVTVVEAADVPGGCCGTAALGPHRVDTGPSVLTMPGVLADTFASAGQDLERWLPLRRLDPYYRLTFHDGSRLDVVAGADAMAERVRALCGPEEARRYLRFRHLLGELFEAEWSTFIDRDMTRLGALARPYALARLAALGGFRRLDGLVRRHLTDERLIRAHTFQALYVGLSPRRALGVYAVIAHMDTVGGVYFPREGGMHAVPRAMAAAAEKAGAVFRYGVRATRIETDGAGVVAVRLDTGERLAARHAVVACDLVRAHGRKGGDGLLPEEAADWRLRRPRFSPSCLVAHFALDRRPDGQAHHTLHFGREWEPTFAALDAGRPQPDPSLLVTCADDHAPDPGPDTHGRHDHRPAVLSVLEPTPNTRSGADWASLTPRLVDRMTSRLADLGYGDLSGAPRLVFDPPGWRRRGHSAGTPFALDARFTQTAWFRPSGAARRVPGLHFAGMYTAPGVGVPPVLISGRLAAERILESTP